From the Pseudomonadota bacterium genome, one window contains:
- a CDS encoding Crp/Fnr family transcriptional regulator has protein sequence MMKQYVGNLKSVTLFSILKDDEIQAISRIAVLKNYNKNSIVFQEGEIGDSLYVILSGKVKISLFDEEGKEYILDVIGKDGFFGELSLIDELPRSANVITTENSEFLVIHRRDFIRLLLENPAISISILKTLSRRLRSADKRIEGLAFLSVEGRVLKYLLDIGEQSGLRLKNHIIIGNGPTQIEIANSCGSTRETVSRAIKSLIRKGDISVRKRQYTLHPSSDESI, from the coding sequence ATGATGAAGCAATATGTTGGGAATTTAAAAAGCGTTACCCTCTTTTCCATATTAAAGGATGATGAAATACAGGCGATTTCCAGGATTGCAGTCCTTAAGAATTACAACAAGAACTCTATAGTTTTCCAGGAAGGTGAGATAGGCGATTCACTCTATGTCATATTGAGCGGAAAGGTGAAAATCTCCCTTTTCGATGAAGAAGGCAAGGAATATATTCTGGATGTTATCGGAAAGGACGGTTTTTTCGGCGAACTATCACTCATCGATGAACTGCCAAGATCTGCAAACGTGATAACCACAGAAAATTCCGAGTTTTTAGTTATTCACCGGAGGGATTTTATTAGACTTCTCTTGGAAAACCCCGCAATAAGCATCAGCATTTTAAAGACGTTATCAAGAAGGCTGCGGTCTGCCGATAAGAGAATTGAAGGGCTTGCCTTCCTGAGTGTTGAAGGGAGGGTGCTCAAATATCTTCTGGATATCGGCGAACAATCAGGACTCAGACTGAAAAATCACATCATCATAGGGAACGGTCCGACGCAGATTGAGATAGCGAACTCCTGCGGCTCAACAAGGGAAACTGTATCGAGGGCTATAAAATCATTAATCAGAAAAGGTGACATAAGCGTGAGAAAAAGGCAGTACACGCTGCATCCTTCTTCGGATGAATCAATTTAG